The genome window TGGACTCACCAAAGGAGGCCAGATCTTCAAGGTACAGAGCATAGGGAGATTTTCTTCCCGCGACAAAAGCATTCCCCTTATACATCACCATTCTAACTGACCCGGTGGTGAACTCTGTTGTTTTTTTCATAAATTCTTCCAGAGCATAACGACTAGTTGTGTACCATTTACCGGCATAAACAAGATCGGCATAATCCAGGGCCAGTTTATGCTTAAGATGAAGTGCATCATTGTTAATTGTAAACATTTCCAGATCCCTTAGAGCTTGATGCAGCAGGGTACCGCCAGGAGTTTCATAAACACCACGGCTCTTCATGCCAACCAGTCTGGTTTCTACTATGTCCACTCTACCAATACCATGGGCAGATGCCTTTGCATTGAGCTCTTGAAGAAGGTCATAGGGACCCATCTTCTTACCATTCACGGCAACAGGAATTCCTTTTTCAAAATCAATAGTGATTTCCTCTTCTTGTTCAGGGGCATCCTTGGGTGCTTTTGTCAGCTTAAACATGGATTCCTGAGGTCTGTTCCAGGGATCTTCCAAATCGCCACCTTCATGGCTCATATGCCAGATATTCCAGTCTCTAGAATAAATATTCTTTTTGGAAATGTCTCCAAGATCAATCCCGTGATTTTCAGCATACTCAATGGCATCTTCTCTGGAATGAATGTCCCAGATTCTCCAGGGAGCAATCACTTTAAGATGAGGAGCCAGGGCCTTGTAGGTTAATTCAAAACGAACCTGATCGTTCCCTTTTCCCGTACATCCGTGACATAAAGCATCACAGCCTTCCTGAAGAGCAATATCCACTTGATATTTAGCCTGAATCGGTCTAGCAATGGAGGTACCAAGAAGGTATTGACCTTCATAAATTGCACCGGCTCTTACCATGGGATAGATATAGTCTTTGGTAAGTTCTTCTCTGAGGTCGGCTAGAAAATATTTTGAAGCTCCCGCATTCAAAGCCTTTTGTTCCATTCCATCCCAATTTTCATCCTGACCTACATTGGTACAGATGGCGATGACTTCTGCATTATCATAGTTTTCTTTTAGCCATTGAATGATAATGGATGTGTCCAGTCCTCCAGAATAGGCGAGGGCTATCTTTTTGATCGGTTGTCCGCTCATAAAATCTCCTTGATAACTTTAAATAATATAGAGACTCCCTTCTGGAGTTCTTTTTCACTAATTGTCAAAGGCGGGGCCATTCTTATTACATTTTGTCCCGACCTTAATACCAGTAGTCCCTGATCCTGACAGGAATTCAACAACTGACCTATTTTTTCCGGTTCTATTGAAGGAATTTTCAAACCTTTTAGAAGACCTTTCCCCAAAATTTCACCCCGAAGTCCCAGTTCTTTCAAAGACTTATTCAGTTCATTATCCAAATACAGACCCTTATCCTGAACATCTTGTAAGAAACCAGGAGCCTGAATGATATCTAGAACAGACATAGCCACCACAGAAGTAACAGGACCACCACCAAAGGTAGTTCCATGGTCTCCAGGATGTAAGAGATCATTCACTTTTGCAGGAATAAGTGTCGCGGAAAGAGGAAGTCCACCAGCCAATGGTTTTGCCAAGGTGATAATATCTGCATGCAATCCCGCCTCTAGGGAAGCAAAAAATGAACCCGTCCTTCCTACACCGGTTTGCACTTCATCTGCTATAAGAATAATGTCATATTTTTCACAATAGCTATTTAACGCGCTAATCATCTCCTTCGATAGACTGACCAGACCGCCTTCACCTTGAATAACCTCAACAATAATGCCTGCTACATTTTGGGGATACTTGATTGTCTTTAAGGACTCCGGATCGTTATAGGGAAGAATTACGCAGTCTGAAAGGAGTGGAGAAAAGGGAGCTTTATATTTTTCAGTGGCTGTGACACTCAATGAGCCCATAGTCCGGCCGTGAAAACCATTGCTGAAAGACACAAATCCAACAGACTCCGGGCCTTTTTTATTTTTTCCATAAAGCCGTGCATATTTTAACGCAGCTTCATTCGCTTCTGATCCGCTGTTTCCAAAATGAACGGCTGTAAAGTCACCAGTTTTGACGAGTCTCTCAGCCAGTTCAACGGTGGGACCGGTTGTGTAGAGATTTGAAACATGTATCAGTTTTTTCATCTGATCATAGGCGGCTTTGGCCAGGTCTTCCCTTCCATACCCAAGAGAATTGACGGCGATACCGGAACCAAAATCCAGGTATTCTTTACCGCCTTTATCGTAAACATAAGAACCTTTTCCAGATTCAATCAAAAGAAATTTATCTGAGAAATTCTTTGTAAGATGCGGTTTTTCAATAATATAAGGTTGCATTATTTATCCTCCAGGGTAATACAGGTCCCTTTTATGCGGGCGATTATTTTTGACAAATCCCCCTGATTTTCATAGTTACTGATTTGGATGTTATGCACTCCCTGTCGGATGGCTTCCAGAGAAGATCTGACCTTTGGTATCATTCCTCCCTGAATTTCTCCATTACCGATGGAATCCTCAATAAATTGTTCATTCATTGAAGGAACCACAGTTCCTTCAATGAGGATTCCTGGTATATCAGAAATAAAAATAAGAGACTCTGCATTAAGAGCCACAGCAAGTGCTAAAGCAGCTTCATCAGCATTTATGTTCATACCTCTTCCGCAAGAATCAGTACTAACAGAACATATTACGGGAAAATACTCATGTTCTAAGAGCAAATGAATCAAAGTAGGATTAACCTTGGAGACCGATCCGGTTCTATTCTCGTTTCCATCTGCTCCAGTGGCATCTGTGGAAAGGAATAGGGATCCGTCAGCTCCTGACAGTCCCACAGGTTTCAGTCCGGCAGTTTGGAAGATCCTCACAAGATGAGTATTCATCAAGCCCGAGAGACCCATATCGACAAGATCCATTTCCCTGGCGGAGGTTAGTCTTTTACCATCTATAAAACGGGGTTCAAGTTCATACTGCTTCTGAATAGCTGAAACAGCGGCTCCTCCACCGTGAACAAAGACAATATGATGACCCTTCTGGACCAAATCACCTATTTCAACAGCGAGTGCAGCAATGGACTCGGAAGACTCAGCGGAGCGTCCACCAGCCTTGATAACGAAGATGCTCATCAAATTTCTCCATGAAGCCTTAAGCCGGCTATTTCATCCAGCCCAAACCGGATATTCATATTTTGAATTGCCTGGCCACTGGCGCCCTTAATCAGGTTGTCAATGACTGAAAAAAGAATCAAATCCTTTCCTTCACGGTGCCAGCTGATATCACAACGGTTTGATCCCCAAACTTGTTTTGTTTCTGGAATAGCCGGAAAAACGGTCTTCACAAAGGGTGAGTCCTTATAAAACGACTGATATAGATTATTCATCGATGCATTACTGATTTCTTCTTTCAGCTCACAGCTGATAGTAATTGCCATTCCTCTTTTCATTGGAACAAGATGGGGTACAAATAAAACAGATCCCTGTGAAGAAACCTTTTTGACTTCCTTGAGTATTTCCATGGAGTGTCTATGGGTCGTACCAGGGGCATATGCACAGATGTTTTCTGACCTTTCCACCAGTAAATTTGAAGTTTTGGCCTTCTTTCCCGCACCGGAGATTCCAGAAAGAGCATTAATAATAATTTTTTTACTGATCAATTTCTCTTTTAACAAAGGGATAAGAGGGAGGAGGCTGGCCGTAGGATAGCATCCGGGATTGGCAATCAGGTCAGATTGACGAATCTGATCACGGTACACCTCTGACAGTCCATAAACAGCGGAAGGAAGCCTCTCTGCACGGGGAGGATATTCGCCATAGGCTTTAAAAAAACCTTCCGGATTCTCCATCCTAAAGTCGGCTGACAAATCAATGACGACTGAATGATCGTAAAAGGGATCACAGACCTGGGCTGATGCCAGGTGGGGAAGTGCCGAGAAAACAACATCGGCTTTCAATGAAACGGCCTCTTCTACAGTTACATATAAGCCTTTGGTCAGTTCCATTTTATTTAAGATAGAAGGATGGAGTCCTGCGTCCGACTTAAGAACACTTGTACCGGCAATGGAGGAGGACACGGCAATAATCGAATCGATATCCTCATGAGTACTCAGTTGTCTGAGCAAAATTTGACCTGTATAACCTGTTGCACCCAGTATGACAGCTTTCATTATTCTAACTCCAGTTCGGGAATGATTGTTTTTAAGGTTTGCATGAATTTCTGAGGTGGCAGATTCTCCTTCAGGACGATCAAAATCGTATCATCCCCGGCAATGGTGCCTAAAATCTCATCTAATTCCATATTGTCCAGGGCTATCGCAACTGTATCGGCATGCCCAGCCAGTGTTTTCATGATGCATAGATTGGCAGAGAAGCTTACGGTGAGGAATCCCCTGGTAATGTCATTGATATACTGCTGGGTTGTCTCCAGTTCTTTCCTGTTCCTAGGAAGGGTATAGTAATATCCATTATTACCATCAGAGACTTTCCCAACTTTGAGGAGTTTCAGATCCCTGGACAGAGTCGCCTGGGTAACACTGACATTTTCTTTTTCAAGGAAGGCAAGGAGCTGTTCCTGACTCGTGATGTGATATTCGTTTATTATCCGTTTTATGGACTTCAAGCGTCCGGTTCTACTGTTCATACCTCTCCATCCGTATATATATTCGGTAAGGATGAATAAATATACAGGGATTTGACTCTTTGATCAAGATCTTAATTGGAGATTTTTTTCATTCAACGGCACCATGAGCAATGAGGAGATCTCTGAGTGTCTCATACTGTCTCCATGTCGCATACATGAGGGGAGTATAACCTCTGGAATCCATGAGATTAACCTCGGCTCCTCGTTTAACTAGAGCCTCTGCAGTTTCTCTTAATCCCTTCTGAACAGAAAGAAGCAGAGCAGACACACCTGAAGATGAAACTGTATTTGGCTCTGCTCCATGCTGAACCAATTCAAGAGAGGTTAGTTCCATATTCCTCGAAATGGCCATGATTAAAATACTGTTTCCGTATTGGTTTATGAAATTTGTATCCGCTCCCGCCCTGATCATTGCAGCGGCAGTCTGCTCCATATCTCTCAGCACGCAAAGATAAAGAAAAGAGTCACCATCTTCGTCATATTCCAGAGGATTGGCACCCGCATTTATAAGAGCCACGGCCATCTGATCATTGTTATATAAAATAGCCAGATACAGAGCCGATCTACCACGGCTGTCATACACATTTGGATCATCAAGATCGTTTAGCGCAGATTCAAAAAGAGGATAATTTTGATTAGCAATGGCATTAAAAAGATCTTTTTCTGCATCGGCAGCAACGTTAAAGGGTAGGATTAGAAAAAAAAAGAGAGTGAAATACTTTAACATAGTTAAGTTATATAAAGTATGTTTCATGAAAAATCAACCTTTTCCTGAGAACCTGAAGCAGGTATAATGCAAAAGATGAACCAATCTTCAGTTTTTTCAAATTTACAAAATCCATTTAAGGCTCCTATATATTATAAGGAAACAAGCGATTCTACAATGGTGGATGCGTCACTATTAGTGCCGACAGAACATGGAACGCTCACTGCCGCAGGATTTCAGTCAAAAGGTAAAGGAAGAGGTGAAAATCGAATCTGGAACTCTGCAAAAGACAAAAACCTGCTATTTACGATCATTTTGAACCCCAAACAAATTTCTCACCCACTGGTGAGAGCCCCTCTCATCTGTGGCTTGGCTTTGACCAAATTTTTAAACCATGAGTATAAATTGAATGCCATTCTCAAATGGCCCAATGATGTTCTAGTAGACAATAAGAAAGTATCAGGCATACTCTGTGAATATAAGAATAACAACTTGTTGGTTGGCCTAGGTATCAATTGCCTTCAAATGGATTTTCCAAGTGAAATAGAGCACAAATCAACGTCTTTAAGGCTCCAGGGAGTTAAAGAAACACCCCCTAAAATACTCGAGGCATTCTTACCTATTCTCAAGGATACCCTAGAAAGCAGTCATTGGAAAAATGAGGCCATGAAATACCTCTTTGGATGGAATAAAATCATTGAAATACAAACTGGGAGTGTCGAAGATTCTGCTACAGAATCAATTCAGATCGTCGATCTCACAGATGATGGATTTCTTGTTGCCATAAATACTAAAAACAATGAAAGATTAACAATATCCACGGGTGAGATCCGCTTTGCTGATTTTATCTGAAACTTTTTCATATATATTCCAATAATTTTCATTCAGAAATGCAAAATATTTCTTGATGAATCGAATTAGAATGAGTATCTTACATCTGAAGATTTGCATAAGTCTTTTAAAATCTAAAATCAAATTACCTGAAATTAGGGAGAGTATTGTTTATGGCTAAACAGTTAAAGTTTAACGAAGAAGCTCGTAGAAAACTTCTGTCTGGTGTTGAAAAACTATCAGACGCGGTTAAAGTTACCTTGGGTCCAAAAGGAAGAAACGTTCTTCTGGACAAAAAGTTTGGAGCTCCTACTGTTACAAAAGACGGTGTATCTGTAGCTCGTGAAATTGAACTGGAAAATCCCTTTGAAAACATGGGAGCCCAGTTGGTCAAAGAAGTGGCCACAAAAACCAACGATGTAGCCGGTGACGGAACAACAACTGCAACAGTTCTTGCCTACTCAATTGTAAAAGAAGGACTCAAGAGTGTTGCTGCAGGAATCAATCCCATGGGCATCAAGCGTGGTATTGATAAAGCCGTAGAAGACGCCGTTGCAGAAATCAAAAAAGCTGCTAAGGAAATCAAAGACAAAGAAGAGATTTCCCAGGTTGCCGCTATTTCCGCAAACAACGACCATGAAATTGGTGAAGAAATTGCCAATGCCATGGAAAAAGTCGGAAAAGATGGTGTTATCACTGTAGAAGAATCAAAAACAATCGAAACAACTACAGACTTTGTAGAAGGTATGCAGTTTGACAGAGGTTACCTGTCTCCTTATTTTGCAGCCAATAGAGATAACATGACCACAGTCATGGAAAATCCCTACATCCTTATTTACGATAAGAAAATTTCAAATATGAAAGAACTTCTTCCTGTACTGGAAAAAGTAGCTCAGTCCAGCAAACCTCTTTTGATCATTGCTGAAGATGTTGAAGGCGAAGCTTTGGCAACCCTGGTAGTCAATACTATCAGAGGAGCTCTGAATGTATGTGCCGTTAAGGCACCTGGTTTCGGGGATAGAAGAAAAGCCATGCTGGAAGACATTGCTATTCTGACCGGTGGTGAAGTAATTTCTGAAGAAATTGGTCTGAAACTCGAAAATGCCGAACTGGAACAGCTTGGTAGAGCTAAGATGATCAAGGTTGAAAAAGAAAATACAACCATCATCAATGGAGAAGGTACCGAAAGCGGAATCAAAGAGAGAATTTCTCAGATCAAGACTCAGATTGATGATACTTCAAGTGATTATGACAGAGAAAAACTGCAGGAAAGACTGGCTAAGCTCGCTGGTGGTGTTGCCGTAATCAATGTCGGAGCTGCAACTGAAGTTGAATTAAAAGAAAAGAAACACAGAGTAGAAGATGCTCTTTCTGCAACTAGAGCCGCTATTGATGAAGGAATTGTTCCTGGTGGTGGACTGACATTGGTTCAGATCTGCAATGCCTTAGTTGCTTCTGATAGCCTGACTGCAGAAGAAGTCGTTGGTTTCAATATTGTAAAAAGAGCCTTGGAAGAGCCTATTCGTCAAATAGCTGTCAATGCTGGTGTCGATGGTGCTATCATTGCCGATAAGGCCAAAAATGAGAAAAAAGGCATCGGTTTTGATGCTTACAAGATGGAATGGATCGATATGGTTGCTGCGGGTATCATTGACCCTGCTAAAGTTACCAGAAGTGCATTACAGAATGCTGCCTCTATTGCAGGCCTGCTTCTCACAACTGAATGTGCGATCACAGATCTTCCCGAAGAAAATGCTCCCGCCATGCCTCCTGCAGGCGGAATGGGTGGCATGGGCGGAATGGGCGGCATGATGTAATCATCCCCCGTTCCTGACAGGAGAGGGAGGCGAAAGCTTCCCTCTTTTTTTGCTTACAAAAATGAATTCTTAGTCAGAAAATGGAAAAAGGAGATACTGTTTTGAAAAGAGATGATTTTGTCAGTACCATTGGATATAGCGGAAATTCTGCAATAGCAGATAAGAAACTGCAGAAGCCAGGGACTCCCATTGAGACACTTCTTGAACTTGGTCTATACAAAGCCGCGTTCAGTAAGGCCCTGTACGATGAGAATGTTCATGAACAGGAAATGGTATTGGAAGCATATAATAAAGCCAGTAAATCTTCTTATAAATCTATCGAGGAGTTAAAACGACTTTTTGGTGTATTCCGGGTTCCTGATAAAATTACAAGAGTCAAACGTATTTAATCATTCTTGACGGTTATTCATTTTATGTGATAATTTTACCCAATCTTTTTATATTCCGAGGAAATTTTTATGGATAATTTTAGACTGGCTCTCCTGATGGGGATGCCTGCAGGAGGATCTTCCGGTTCTACCGGCGGCTCCATGACTACGAGTCTTGTCACTTTCGCACTTGTAATAGGTATTTTCTATTTTCTTATCATCAGACCTCAAAATAAGAAACAGAAAGAAACCAAAAATATGATTGAAGCCGTTAAGAAAAACGATAAAATCATCACTATTGGTGGAATTCGGGGTACTGTCCATGCTGTCAAAGAAGAAACTGTCATAATCAAAGTTGATGATGAGTGTAAGCTTGAAATTAACAAGTCTGCCATCTCTACAGTTTTGAATGCAGTAGCTGAGCCCAAAAATGAAAAAGGCAAGAAAGACAGCAAAAAAGCAATCGAAGAAGAAAAAAAATAATTATAGCTACCGGAGATTTTAATGAACAAACGATTGAGATTCGTCGTCGTTCTTTTCTTTTTGGGAATGGGGGCATATTTTTTGTTTCCCACTGTACAATGGTACTTCAACACCCCTGAAGAAAAGAAAATCCTTGCTAACGGCTCCAAGGAACAGATTAGAAATTATGCCAAAGTTGAAGCGTCGAAAGACCTTGAAACACTGGTCGAGCTCGTTAAGGACAGCCCCGATGAGGAGCTTCCAGAGAATATCAGTTTTCTCATCAAAGCGGCAAAAGCAAATTACAAACTTGAAAAACTTGATATGCCAAAAAATTGGACTGTTCAGACCGTTCTGACAGGATTTCAATCGGGAAACGAAGTCTTTAAAACTCTGGAAGAATACTATAGAGATGACATTCTAAACCTGAAAGCGCTTAAGAATAAAACTCTTATGCTCGGTTTAGACCTTTCTGGTGGAATGAGTGTAGTTGTTGAAGCGGATACTGATAGTTTATCTGCCAGACTAGACAGAACTCCCACTGAAGATGATATGAAAGAAGCCTTAAGCCTTGCCATGGAGATTCTTAATAACAGAATCGACAAATTTGGTGTAACAGAACCACAAATCAGAAAACAGTCTAACAACCAGATTTTGATTGAAGTGCCCGGTGAAGTAGACCCAGAAAGAGTCAACTCCTTCCTAATGGGTAAGGGTCAGTTAAACTTTCATATTGTTGACGATGCCGCCACTAGCCGCATGATTGAATATGCAGCACAAAATCCCGGCGAAACCTTTGAAAACGGAAGACCTGCAGATGATAGCGTCCTAGAAGCAGGATTATTAGTCTATGGTTTTTACAAGAAAGACAATTATGGGATCGATCAGTTTCAGCGCTATGTTGTAATTCAGGAAGAAGTTGGCCTCGATGGTCAGCACATTCAGGAAGCACAGGTCATTGCAGACCAGATTACAAGCCAGCCAAATGTAATTTTCAATCTGGATGCAGAAGGCGGAGAGATTTTCTACAAATTCACTTCAGACAATACTGGAAACACCCTGGCTGTTGTCATGGATGATAAAGTTAAGGCTGCCGCACGTATTTCAGAACCTATAAGGGATTCTGTTAGAATCACTGGATTTGAAACGGCAGAAGCCAATGATCTGGCCTTGGTTTTAAGAACGGCAGCTCTTCCTGTTGATCTAAAAATTATCAATGAAAATGCAGTAGGTGCATCCCTCGGAAGCGATGCTATTGATGCCGGTTTAAAGGCCATCATGCTAGGATTCATTGCCGTTTTTATCTTTATGATCATCTACTATAAGGGTGCTGGACTCATAGCCGATATAGCTCTGATTCTGAACCTGATATTCATTGTTGCCATCTTGTCATCTTTTAACATGACACTCACCATGACAAGTATTGCCGGTATTATTCTAAACGTCGGTATGGCTGTTGATGCCAATGTAATTATCTTTGAACGTATCAAAGAAGAATTGCGTTTGGG of Oceanispirochaeta crateris contains these proteins:
- a CDS encoding argininosuccinate synthase — its product is MSGQPIKKIALAYSGGLDTSIIIQWLKENYDNAEVIAICTNVGQDENWDGMEQKALNAGASKYFLADLREELTKDYIYPMVRAGAIYEGQYLLGTSIARPIQAKYQVDIALQEGCDALCHGCTGKGNDQVRFELTYKALAPHLKVIAPWRIWDIHSREDAIEYAENHGIDLGDISKKNIYSRDWNIWHMSHEGGDLEDPWNRPQESMFKLTKAPKDAPEQEEEITIDFEKGIPVAVNGKKMGPYDLLQELNAKASAHGIGRVDIVETRLVGMKSRGVYETPGGTLLHQALRDLEMFTINNDALHLKHKLALDYADLVYAGKWYTTSRYALEEFMKKTTEFTTGSVRMVMYKGNAFVAGRKSPYALYLEDLASFGESSYDHHDAEGFINLYGLSTGVTAMVQKQLQDDSGQALKIKGTAASFHDK
- a CDS encoding aspartate aminotransferase family protein, whose translation is MQPYIIEKPHLTKNFSDKFLLIESGKGSYVYDKGGKEYLDFGSGIAVNSLGYGREDLAKAAYDQMKKLIHVSNLYTTGPTVELAERLVKTGDFTAVHFGNSGSEANEAALKYARLYGKNKKGPESVGFVSFSNGFHGRTMGSLSVTATEKYKAPFSPLLSDCVILPYNDPESLKTIKYPQNVAGIIVEVIQGEGGLVSLSKEMISALNSYCEKYDIILIADEVQTGVGRTGSFFASLEAGLHADIITLAKPLAGGLPLSATLIPAKVNDLLHPGDHGTTFGGGPVTSVVAMSVLDIIQAPGFLQDVQDKGLYLDNELNKSLKELGLRGEILGKGLLKGLKIPSIEPEKIGQLLNSCQDQGLLVLRSGQNVIRMAPPLTISEKELQKGVSILFKVIKEIL
- the argB gene encoding acetylglutamate kinase, whose protein sequence is MSIFVIKAGGRSAESSESIAALAVEIGDLVQKGHHIVFVHGGGAAVSAIQKQYELEPRFIDGKRLTSAREMDLVDMGLSGLMNTHLVRIFQTAGLKPVGLSGADGSLFLSTDATGADGNENRTGSVSKVNPTLIHLLLEHEYFPVICSVSTDSCGRGMNINADEAALALAVALNAESLIFISDIPGILIEGTVVPSMNEQFIEDSIGNGEIQGGMIPKVRSSLEAIRQGVHNIQISNYENQGDLSKIIARIKGTCITLEDK
- the argC gene encoding N-acetyl-gamma-glutamyl-phosphate reductase, which codes for MKAVILGATGYTGQILLRQLSTHEDIDSIIAVSSSIAGTSVLKSDAGLHPSILNKMELTKGLYVTVEEAVSLKADVVFSALPHLASAQVCDPFYDHSVVIDLSADFRMENPEGFFKAYGEYPPRAERLPSAVYGLSEVYRDQIRQSDLIANPGCYPTASLLPLIPLLKEKLISKKIIINALSGISGAGKKAKTSNLLVERSENICAYAPGTTHRHSMEILKEVKKVSSQGSVLFVPHLVPMKRGMAITISCELKEEISNASMNNLYQSFYKDSPFVKTVFPAIPETKQVWGSNRCDISWHREGKDLILFSVIDNLIKGASGQAIQNMNIRFGLDEIAGLRLHGEI
- a CDS encoding arginine repressor, with translation MNSRTGRLKSIKRIINEYHITSQEQLLAFLEKENVSVTQATLSRDLKLLKVGKVSDGNNGYYYTLPRNRKELETTQQYINDITRGFLTVSFSANLCIMKTLAGHADTVAIALDNMELDEILGTIAGDDTILIVLKENLPPQKFMQTLKTIIPELELE
- a CDS encoding ankyrin repeat domain-containing protein, whose product is MLKYFTLFFFLILPFNVAADAEKDLFNAIANQNYPLFESALNDLDDPNVYDSRGRSALYLAILYNNDQMAVALINAGANPLEYDEDGDSFLYLCVLRDMEQTAAAMIRAGADTNFINQYGNSILIMAISRNMELTSLELVQHGAEPNTVSSSGVSALLLSVQKGLRETAEALVKRGAEVNLMDSRGYTPLMYATWRQYETLRDLLIAHGAVE
- a CDS encoding biotin--[acetyl-CoA-carboxylase] ligase, with amino-acid sequence MNQSSVFSNLQNPFKAPIYYKETSDSTMVDASLLVPTEHGTLTAAGFQSKGKGRGENRIWNSAKDKNLLFTIILNPKQISHPLVRAPLICGLALTKFLNHEYKLNAILKWPNDVLVDNKKVSGILCEYKNNNLLVGLGINCLQMDFPSEIEHKSTSLRLQGVKETPPKILEAFLPILKDTLESSHWKNEAMKYLFGWNKIIEIQTGSVEDSATESIQIVDLTDDGFLVAINTKNNERLTISTGEIRFADFI
- the groL gene encoding chaperonin GroEL (60 kDa chaperone family; promotes refolding of misfolded polypeptides especially under stressful conditions; forms two stacked rings of heptamers to form a barrel-shaped 14mer; ends can be capped by GroES; misfolded proteins enter the barrel where they are refolded when GroES binds); this encodes MAKQLKFNEEARRKLLSGVEKLSDAVKVTLGPKGRNVLLDKKFGAPTVTKDGVSVAREIELENPFENMGAQLVKEVATKTNDVAGDGTTTATVLAYSIVKEGLKSVAAGINPMGIKRGIDKAVEDAVAEIKKAAKEIKDKEEISQVAAISANNDHEIGEEIANAMEKVGKDGVITVEESKTIETTTDFVEGMQFDRGYLSPYFAANRDNMTTVMENPYILIYDKKISNMKELLPVLEKVAQSSKPLLIIAEDVEGEALATLVVNTIRGALNVCAVKAPGFGDRRKAMLEDIAILTGGEVISEEIGLKLENAELEQLGRAKMIKVEKENTTIINGEGTESGIKERISQIKTQIDDTSSDYDREKLQERLAKLAGGVAVINVGAATEVELKEKKHRVEDALSATRAAIDEGIVPGGGLTLVQICNALVASDSLTAEEVVGFNIVKRALEEPIRQIAVNAGVDGAIIADKAKNEKKGIGFDAYKMEWIDMVAAGIIDPAKVTRSALQNAASIAGLLLTTECAITDLPEENAPAMPPAGGMGGMGGMGGMM
- the yajC gene encoding preprotein translocase subunit YajC yields the protein MDNFRLALLMGMPAGGSSGSTGGSMTTSLVTFALVIGIFYFLIIRPQNKKQKETKNMIEAVKKNDKIITIGGIRGTVHAVKEETVIIKVDDECKLEINKSAISTVLNAVAEPKNEKGKKDSKKAIEEEKK
- the secD gene encoding protein translocase subunit SecD; the protein is MNKRLRFVVVLFFLGMGAYFLFPTVQWYFNTPEEKKILANGSKEQIRNYAKVEASKDLETLVELVKDSPDEELPENISFLIKAAKANYKLEKLDMPKNWTVQTVLTGFQSGNEVFKTLEEYYRDDILNLKALKNKTLMLGLDLSGGMSVVVEADTDSLSARLDRTPTEDDMKEALSLAMEILNNRIDKFGVTEPQIRKQSNNQILIEVPGEVDPERVNSFLMGKGQLNFHIVDDAATSRMIEYAAQNPGETFENGRPADDSVLEAGLLVYGFYKKDNYGIDQFQRYVVIQEEVGLDGQHIQEAQVIADQITSQPNVIFNLDAEGGEIFYKFTSDNTGNTLAVVMDDKVKAAARISEPIRDSVRITGFETAEANDLALVLRTAALPVDLKIINENAVGASLGSDAIDAGLKAIMLGFIAVFIFMIIYYKGAGLIADIALILNLIFIVAILSSFNMTLTMTSIAGIILNVGMAVDANVIIFERIKEELRLGKSRSAAVEAGFKKAFWTVMDANITTFIAAIFLSQLGKGPIQGFAVTLAVGIVCSLFTAIFVSRLIFDFGTDVLGKDKISISWGLK